One segment of Triticum aestivum cultivar Chinese Spring chromosome 2A, IWGSC CS RefSeq v2.1, whole genome shotgun sequence DNA contains the following:
- the LOC123184526 gene encoding UDP-glucosyltransferase UGT13248 isoform X1: MDSADTTVAGGRVLLLPFPGMQGHANPMLQLGRRLAYHGLRPTLVLTRHVLSATPTTQCPFPVAAISDGFDAGGIASCADTAEYLRRMEAAGSDTLASLLLADDVRVLVYDSHLPWARRVAREAGVAAAAFFTQMCAVDVVYGEVSAGRVPLPLADGRALRGRLSVELGPDDVPPFVAAPAWYPAFTESALSQFDGLDQADHVLVNSFRDLEPMEADYMQSKWRAKTVGPTLPSFYLDDDRLLSNKAYGFNLVSSTSPCMAWLDKQAPCSVLLASYGTVANLETTQLEELGHGLCNSGQPFLWVLRSNEADKLPQELHDKCNMKGLIVSFCPQLEVLVHRATGCFLTHCGWNSTTEAIATGVPMITIPQWADQPTTAKYVESVWGIGLRARRDEKGLVRREEVERCIKEVMGGEEYKRNSSKWMQKAKEAMQEGGSSDKNIADFAAKYL; the protein is encoded by the exons ATGGACAGCGCAGACACCACCGTCGCCGGCGGCCGCGTCCTGCTCCTGCCGTTCCCGGGCATGCAGGGCCACGCCAACCCCATGctccagctcggccgccgcctcgcctaCCACGGCCTCCGCCCCACCCTCGTCCTCACCCGCCACGTCCTctccgccacccccaccacccAGTGCCCCTTCCCCGTGGCCGCCATCTCCGACGGCTTCGACGCCGGCGGCATCGCCTCGTGCGCCGACACCGCCGAGTACCTGCGCCGCATGGAGGCCGCCGGCTCCGACACGCTCGCGTCGCTCCTCCTCGCCGACGACGTACGGGTGCTCGTGTACGACTCGCACCTGCCGTGGGCGCGGCGCGTGGCGCGGGAGGCCGGcgtggccgccgccgccttcttcacgCAGATGTGCGCGGTGGACGTGGTCTACGGCGAGGTCTCCGCGGGGCGGGTGCCGCTGCCGCTCGCGGACGGGCGCGCGCTCCGGGGCAGGCTCTCCGTGGAGCTCGGGCCCGACGAcgtgccgccgttcgtcgccgcgcCGGCGTGGTACCCAGCGTTCACGGAATCGGCGCTGTCGCAGTTCGACGGGCTGGACCAGGCCGATCACGTGCTCGTCAACTCCTTCCGCGACCTCGAGCCAATG GAGGCTGACTACATGCAATCCAAATGGCGTGCAAAGACGGTCGGCCCGACATTACCGTCGTTCTATCTAGACGATGATCGCCTGCTGTCGAACAaggcctacggcttcaacctcgtCTCGAGCACCTCTCCGTGCATGGCATGGCTCGACAAGCAGGCTCCTTGCTCTGTGCTCCTCGCATCCTATGGCACGGTCGCCAACCTCGAGACGACCCAACTAGAGGAGCTAGGTCATGGATTGTGCAACTCCGGACAGCCCTTCCTTTGGGTGTTGAGGTCCAACGAGGCAGATAAGTTGCCCCAAGAACTCCATGACAAATGCAACATGAAAGGCCTAATTGTCTCATTTTGCCCTCAACTGGAGGTATTGGTTCACAGGGCCACAG GTTGTTTCTTGACGCATTGTGGATGGAACTCGACAACTGAAGCAATTGCCACCGGTGTACCCATGATCACAATACCGCAATGGGCGGACCAACCGACCACCGCAAAGTACGTGGAGAGCGTGTGGGGGATCGGCCTGCGTGCGCGTCGAGACGAGAAAGGCTTGGTGAGAAGGGAGGAGGTGGAGAGGTGCATCAAGGAGGTGATGGGTGGAGAAGAGTATAAGAGAAATTCTTCTAAGTGGATGCAGAAGGCCAAAGAGGCTATGCAGGAAGGAGGGAGCTCTGACAAAAACATTGCAGATTTTGCTGCCAAATATTTATGA
- the LOC123184526 gene encoding UDP-glucosyltransferase UGT13248 isoform X2: MDSADTTVAGGRVLLLPFPGMQGHANPMLQLGRRLAYHGLRPTLVLTRHVLSATPTTQCPFPVAAISDGFDAGGIASCADTAEYLRRMEAAGSDTLASLLLADDVRVLVYDSHLPWARRVAREAGVAAAAFFTQMCAVDVVYGEVSAGRVPLPLADGRALRGRLSVELGPDDVPPFVAAPAWYPAFTESALSQFDGLDQADHVLVNSFRDLEPMEADYMQSKWRAKTVGPTLPSFYLDDDRLLSNKAYGFNLVSSTSPCMAWLDKQAPCSVLLASYGTVANLETTQLEELGHGLCNSGQPFLWVLRSNEADKLPQELHDKCNMKGLIVSFCPQLEVLVHRATGCFLTHCGWNSTTEAIATGVPMIAIPQWADQPTTAKYVESAWGIGLRACRDEKGLMRREEVERCIKEVMGGKEYMRNASKWMQKAKEAMQEGGSSDKNIADFAAKYL, encoded by the exons ATGGACAGCGCAGACACCACCGTCGCCGGCGGCCGCGTCCTGCTCCTGCCGTTCCCGGGCATGCAGGGCCACGCCAACCCCATGctccagctcggccgccgcctcgcctaCCACGGCCTCCGCCCCACCCTCGTCCTCACCCGCCACGTCCTctccgccacccccaccacccAGTGCCCCTTCCCCGTGGCCGCCATCTCCGACGGCTTCGACGCCGGCGGCATCGCCTCGTGCGCCGACACCGCCGAGTACCTGCGCCGCATGGAGGCCGCCGGCTCCGACACGCTCGCGTCGCTCCTCCTCGCCGACGACGTACGGGTGCTCGTGTACGACTCGCACCTGCCGTGGGCGCGGCGCGTGGCGCGGGAGGCCGGcgtggccgccgccgccttcttcacgCAGATGTGCGCGGTGGACGTGGTCTACGGCGAGGTCTCCGCGGGGCGGGTGCCGCTGCCGCTCGCGGACGGGCGCGCGCTCCGGGGCAGGCTCTCCGTGGAGCTCGGGCCCGACGAcgtgccgccgttcgtcgccgcgcCGGCGTGGTACCCAGCGTTCACGGAATCGGCGCTGTCGCAGTTCGACGGGCTGGACCAGGCCGATCACGTGCTCGTCAACTCCTTCCGCGACCTCGAGCCAATG GAGGCTGACTACATGCAATCCAAATGGCGTGCAAAGACGGTCGGCCCGACATTACCGTCGTTCTATCTAGACGATGATCGCCTGCTGTCGAACAaggcctacggcttcaacctcgtCTCGAGCACCTCTCCGTGCATGGCATGGCTCGACAAGCAGGCTCCTTGCTCTGTGCTCCTCGCATCCTATGGCACGGTCGCCAACCTCGAGACGACCCAACTAGAGGAGCTAGGTCATGGATTGTGCAACTCCGGACAGCCCTTCCTTTGGGTGTTGAGGTCCAACGAGGCAGATAAGTTGCCCCAAGAACTCCATGACAAATGCAACATGAAAGGCCTAATTGTCTCATTTTGCCCTCAACTGGAGGTATTGGTTCACAGGGCCACAG GTTGTTTCTTGACGCATTGTGGATGGAACTCGACAACTGAAGCAATTGCCACCGGTGTACCCATGATCGCAATACCGCAATGGGCGGACCAACCAACCACCGCAAAGTATGTGGAGAGCGCGTGGGGGATTGGCCTGCGTGCGTGCCGAGACGAGAAAGGCTTGATGAGAAGGGAAGAGGTGGAGAGGTGCATCAAGGAAGTGATGGGTGGGAAGGAGTATATGAGGAATGCTTCTAAGTGGATGCAGAAGGCCAAAGAGGCTATGCAGGAAGGAGGGAGCTCTGACAAAAACATTGCAGATTTTGCAGCCAAGTATTTGTGA